GCGGCATCGTCAATCGCTCCCGTGCCGAGGTCCCAGGAATCGAGATGGCCGCTGACGATCACTACCTGCTCGGGATGCTCGCTGCCCTTGAGGTCGCCGATGACGTTGTAGCTTTCCACCGGCGGCAGTCCCTGTGGGGTGAGCGTCAGGCGCATGCCGACACGGCCCTGGCGCGCGAGATACTCGATGAGATCGGCATCCTCGGCTGTGACCGCGCCGCCAGGAATCTTGGGAGCGTCGGCGGCGTACGACATGACGCCGGTGTGCGGCAGGCGGTAATCGGCGCCGCCCACGGAGCGAATCAGGGACGCGACCGCGCCCAGCCGCGCCGCGGCCGAGGCGCCGCGTCCACGATATACAACGGCCTGACCGTACGCTTGACCGGCAAGGCCAGCCTCCGCCAGTCGCTTGTCGAACTTGGCGTTGAACAGAACGATCCTGCCCTGAACTTTTTCACGTCCCAGGGCGTTGAGTTCGTCGAAATTGTTCACCACCACGACCTCGGCGGTGATTCCCTCCGCCGGCGTCGCGACGCTGCCGCCCAGCGCGGTGACCACGATCTTCTGCGTCGTGTTGGGCGCCTGGCCGGGAAATTCCACCAATTCGGCAGTCTCAGCGCCTCGCACCCAATGCGGCACAGTGCATTTTTCCAGCGTAACTTCGAGGCCGAGCTTGCGCATCTCGGCCGCGATGTACTCCACCGCCTGCCGCGCCTGCGCCGAGCCGGCCATGCGCGGCCCGATGTTGTCCGTCAAATGCGCCGCGATCTGGTAGGCGTAATCGCTGGCCAGCGCCGCCTGCTGCACCTTCTTCATCTCCTCCATGGCTTGCGGCGGATAGGGATTGGGCGTAGTGTCGCGCGGGCGCTGGGCAAACGACGGAACGAAACACAGGAGCACAAAAACGGCGCAGGCGATTCGTGACATTTCTTTACCCTTCGGAAAACAGGGAGGAGAGCCGGCGCCAGCCGGTGACGGCTCCGGGATTTTGAGCCTCAGATTTCTTCTTCTTCCTCTACCTCTTCAATGATCTCTTGCGGTGCTAGCCAGTCGCTATCGGGACGGCAGATGAGCCTCGCATTCTTGTAGGCCCAGTCCAGTGGCAGAGCGGTGTGCCCCAGATAGCTTCCAGACTGGGTCTTTTCCACAGCCAGTGCCAGATCGACGCGCTCATCAGAAATCAGGCAAACCGGCAGCAACAATTGCAGCTTG
Above is a genomic segment from Terriglobia bacterium containing:
- a CDS encoding M20/M25/M40 family metallo-hydrolase; this encodes MSRIACAVFVLLCFVPSFAQRPRDTTPNPYPPQAMEEMKKVQQAALASDYAYQIAAHLTDNIGPRMAGSAQARQAVEYIAAEMRKLGLEVTLEKCTVPHWVRGAETAELVEFPGQAPNTTQKIVVTALGGSVATPAEGITAEVVVVNNFDELNALGREKVQGRIVLFNAKFDKRLAEAGLAGQAYGQAVVYRGRGASAAARLGAVASLIRSVGGADYRLPHTGVMSYAADAPKIPGGAVTAEDADLIEYLARQGRVGMRLTLTPQGLPPVESYNVIGDLKGSEHPEQVVIVSGHLDSWDLGTGAIDDAAGVAVAMQAAQVMKQLGLKPKRTLRVVAWMDEEGGLLGARSYVKWHAADIPNHFAAVESDLGAGHAMGIAFAGPPQIQSLLRPVASVLQSSGAGALRASEDVGSDIGHLTAAGVPSFSPIQDSRTYFDYHHTAADTLDKIVPRELQENAAVMSVLGYALTNLPVELPRLAPRTPRD